The nucleotide sequence AGCGGTCCTTCGAAAAGGCGCTGTACTCCATGCAGCCCAACTTCCCCCCGGGCAAGCTGCCGCCCGACCCGCGTTTCGCCAACACTTACTTCAATATGTCCGAAGGCGAAGGCGACACGCGCGGGCCCTGGAACAGCGACGAGAACTTCGACTATGTCGGCACGGCGGAGGAAGCCGGTCCGCAGGACGGCGACGGCACATTCAGCGTGCAGTTGGCGAAGGACGAGGTCCGCGCCCTGCAAGGCCTGGTGGCACGCACCGCCTCCGACCCGCTCTCCAATCCTGAAACGGGCGCCGAACTGGGCGCGGGCAATGCCACGCCACTGAAAAAATAGCGCAAGGGTATGCCCTGATGGAAACCGGAGCGGCACGCATGGCGCGCGTCCTTTATACTGTTTATCCATACAGTAGTCGTGCTCAACCATGCCGCTCCGGCCACCCCTCACCCACGAGGACCTCACCCGCATCCGCGCCCGCTATGAGATGACGCCAGGCCGGGCGCCCTGCTCATACCAGGACGCCGTCGTGTGGCGGGACGTCGTCGCGCTCCTCCACGAAATCAAGCGTCTGCGCGCCATGCTGCTGCGCGCCGAACAATTGCGCGAGCGTTTCCCCAAGCCCGGCAATTGCCTGGACGAAGTCTGGGAGAAATTCCAGCGCGATCTCGCGGCCGAACCCTGCGTCGTGGAACTGGGCGAGATCAAAAGCGAATTGACGGCACATCGTGCAAAAGGGAAACGGCGCTGAAGGCCAAAAGGAAAGCGCCGACGCGGCCCTGCCCAAGCGGCACACACTTTGCTCTACGGCAGCCATGTCTTGCCGGGAGACCACCATGCATCGCCTCTTCGCGAAATTCGCCAATGCCATCGCGCATGCCAGCGGCAGCCCCTATGCCTTCATCCTTTGCGTCCTGCTCGTGGTCATATGGGCGGCCACCGGCCCGGCCTTCCACTACTCCGAGACCTGGCAGCTCATCATCAATACCGGCACCACCATCATCACGTTCCTGATGGTCTTCCTGATCCAGAACACGCAAAACCGCGATGGCCAGGCGTTGCAGACCAAACTGGATGAACTCATCCGCTCCTCCAATGCCGAGAACGAATTCATGGGCATAGAGAAGCTCACCGACAAGGAACTGGAAGCCTTGCATGAGCGCTGCGAGGCCGCGGCCAGGAAGAACCAGGTAACCCTGGACAAGGCTCGCGCGGAACGGGAAAAGCGCTCGCGCAAAAGGGGCGCGCACGGCGGCCCGGCCCGGACGGCGCAAACCGCGCAGGGCGCGGAACACAAGGGCGGCGTGCATAAGCCTTAGGCGCCGCTGTGTTCCACCACGGGCGTCGCCGTGTCCACCACGGGCGTCGCCGTGTCCACCTTGGGCGCCGCCGTTCCGCCATGCCGGCCCGCCATGCTTTTCCCGCCAGTCGGCATGGCGATTGCAGGTTTCTCCGCGTCCATCAACCGGAGAACAGCCATGGCCATCAAACTCAAACCCGTCGCGGAACAGGTCATCGTCATCACGGGGGCTTCCAGCGGCATCGGCCTGGCCACGGCCATGCTCGCCGCCCACCAGGGCGCCCGCGTCGTGATGGCCGCCCGCAGCCGCAGCACCCTGGAACACGTCGCGGCGGAGCTGGTCAAGGACGGGTGCGACGCCATCGCGGTGGAAGCCGACGTGGCGGTCCGGGACGACATGGACCGCGTCGCGCGGATCGCCATGGAACAGTACGGCCACGTCGATACCTGGATCAATAACGCCGGGCTGTCCATCTTCGGACGGCTGGACGAAACACCGGAGGAAGACGCCCAGCGCCTCTTCCAGGTCAACTTCTGGGGCGTGGTGCATGGATCGCTGGCCGCGCTGCCGCTGCTCAAGGCGCACGGCGGCGCGCTGATCAACGTGGGCAGCGAAGTTTCCGACGCCGCCGTGCCGCTGC is from Bordetella bronchialis and encodes:
- a CDS encoding low affinity iron permease family protein, which translates into the protein MHRLFAKFANAIAHASGSPYAFILCVLLVVIWAATGPAFHYSETWQLIINTGTTIITFLMVFLIQNTQNRDGQALQTKLDELIRSSNAENEFMGIEKLTDKELEALHERCEAAARKNQVTLDKARAEREKRSRKRGAHGGPARTAQTAQGAEHKGGVHKP